One part of the Arachidicoccus terrestris genome encodes these proteins:
- a CDS encoding AraC family transcriptional regulator, which produces MIREYKEEHTAAKFIMHSEDKSFSGKGLKKQSPEPINTFIFNGGNAQNVIIDEVTYKMPAHCILPLVANQHFIFERPESLTAWQFNREFYCIVDHDAEVGCVGFLFYGIQHPMFIRLNQEEIEEIRHLKKVFSNELLLHDHFQGEMLRTLLKRVIIKTTRIAKQQAESYQSFSDEKMDIVRRFALLVEGSFKQHHEVSYYAAALNKSPKTLSNVFLLLKQPAPSVVIRNRLILEAKRYLHYTDKTAKEIAYELGFESPAHFSRFFKAYSGMNVSSFRSKT; this is translated from the coding sequence ATGATAAGAGAATACAAAGAAGAGCATACAGCGGCAAAATTTATCATGCATAGTGAAGATAAAAGCTTTTCGGGAAAGGGACTCAAAAAGCAAAGCCCGGAACCGATCAACACATTTATCTTTAATGGTGGCAACGCGCAGAATGTAATTATTGATGAAGTGACCTATAAAATGCCGGCGCATTGTATTTTGCCGTTGGTGGCGAACCAACATTTTATTTTTGAGCGCCCTGAGTCACTTACTGCCTGGCAATTCAACCGGGAATTTTACTGTATTGTTGATCATGACGCAGAAGTGGGCTGCGTAGGATTTCTTTTTTACGGTATTCAGCATCCCATGTTCATCAGGTTGAATCAGGAGGAAATTGAAGAAATCCGACATTTAAAGAAAGTGTTTTCCAACGAGTTGCTGTTGCATGACCATTTTCAGGGAGAAATGCTGCGTACGCTTTTAAAAAGGGTGATCATCAAAACCACCCGGATCGCTAAACAGCAGGCGGAGAGCTACCAGTCATTTTCGGATGAAAAAATGGATATAGTCCGCAGATTCGCCTTATTAGTAGAAGGCAGTTTTAAACAGCACCATGAGGTGAGCTATTATGCGGCTGCTTTAAATAAGTCTCCTAAAACCCTGAGTAATGTTTTCCTGCTATTGAAGCAGCCGGCGCCCTCCGTTGTCATTCGCAACCGGCTGATTCTGGAAGCCAAAAGATATCTTCATTATACGGACAAAACGGCAAAGGAGATCGCCTATGAACTTGGTTTTGAAAGCCCGGCGCATTTTAGCAGGTTCTTTAAAGCTTATTCAGGGATGAACGTGTCTAGTTTTCGCAGTAAGACTTGA
- a CDS encoding carboxymuconolactone decarboxylase family protein: MTVDDIQHIDMGDENRYYLRYFIDKLGYIPNLIASMMHSKNALAGYYPFHERRSSLSKLEIEAITLSVSSAHKANYCIDLHTMITRLVGLNDQQIEEIKLGEVTFDHRLDIMIKLAADLVHRPTSMDPARLESFFECGFTKEHLVDMVLVIGDCIMTNITGNIFNIPADIAQLNDFKNNRYERQII, from the coding sequence ATGACCGTTGATGACATACAGCATATTGACATGGGAGATGAAAACAGGTATTATCTCCGGTATTTTATAGATAAACTAGGCTATATACCGAACCTTATTGCCTCTATGATGCATTCAAAAAACGCGCTCGCCGGTTACTATCCCTTTCATGAAAGGAGGTCCTCATTGTCCAAACTGGAGATAGAAGCAATTACGCTCAGCGTTTCTTCTGCCCATAAAGCCAATTATTGTATCGATCTGCATACAATGATCACCCGGCTCGTTGGACTCAATGATCAGCAAATCGAAGAAATAAAGCTGGGGGAAGTCACTTTCGACCACCGCTTGGATATTATGATAAAGCTGGCTGCTGATCTGGTTCATAGACCAACCAGTATGGATCCTGCGCGATTAGAGTCTTTTTTTGAATGCGGTTTTACAAAAGAACATTTGGTGGATATGGTTTTAGTGATTGGAGATTGTATTATGACAAATATTACAGGGAATATATTTAATATTCCTGCTGATATTGCTCAGTTAAATGATTTCAAAAATAATCGCTATGAAAGACAAATTATTTAA
- the msrA gene encoding peptide-methionine (S)-S-oxide reductase MsrA, with product MKDKLFKVKPNIGQVCLLLLMPLLSCIQSARAAINIEANTTELRPKYDTATFAAGCFWCVEAQFKQLEGVISVTSGFTGGHVPNPSYRQVCTGQTGHAEACNIAYDPAKISYKELLAAFFVAHDPTTRNRQGNDIGTQYRSAIFYHDSEQKKEAEFYIRRLNEEKAYGKDVVTEVAPYKVFYKAEGYHQDYYANNQKVPYCQLVIKPKLDKFRKVFKEKLKKP from the coding sequence ATGAAAGACAAATTATTTAAAGTTAAACCTAACATCGGGCAGGTGTGCCTGCTTTTACTGATGCCATTGTTGAGTTGTATTCAGTCCGCAAGGGCAGCTATAAATATAGAGGCCAACACAACCGAGCTGCGCCCGAAATACGATACCGCTACTTTTGCGGCGGGCTGCTTTTGGTGTGTAGAGGCGCAATTTAAACAATTGGAAGGCGTGATATCTGTTACCTCCGGATTTACGGGAGGCCATGTGCCCAATCCATCTTACAGGCAGGTTTGTACAGGGCAGACCGGGCACGCAGAAGCCTGCAATATCGCCTATGATCCGGCCAAGATTTCATATAAGGAACTTTTAGCGGCTTTTTTTGTTGCCCACGATCCTACGACACGTAACCGGCAGGGCAATGATATTGGCACTCAGTACCGGTCGGCTATTTTCTACCACGATAGCGAACAGAAAAAGGAAGCTGAATTCTATATCCGGCGGCTGAACGAAGAGAAAGCATACGGCAAGGATGTTGTCACAGAGGTTGCGCCTTATAAGGTTTTTTACAAAGCAGAAGGCTATCATCAGGATTATTATGCTAATAACCAGAAAGTTCCTTATTGCCAATTGGTCATCAAGCCGAAGTTGGATAAGTTTAGAAAGGTCTTTAAAGAGAAATTGAAAAAACCATAA
- the msrB gene encoding peptide-methionine (R)-S-oxide reductase MsrB, which produces MKNLIVILGAVLLFFYSCQGQINKSNSMAENHTISNPYYSRTDTTHLNVSNAQWKKILPPDLYKVAREQGTERAFTGQYWNSDTRGTYYCAVCGNKLFRSDAKFASSCGWPSFFEPVRKGSVIYKEDDSYGMHRIEVECARCNSHLGHIFNDGPPPTGKRYCMNSVSLDFDPDVN; this is translated from the coding sequence ATGAAAAATCTAATCGTCATTCTTGGAGCGGTTTTACTATTCTTTTATAGTTGCCAGGGACAAATCAATAAAAGTAACTCTATGGCAGAAAACCATACAATATCAAATCCGTACTATTCCAGAACTGATACAACTCATCTTAACGTGAGCAATGCCCAGTGGAAAAAGATTTTGCCTCCTGACCTGTATAAAGTTGCGAGGGAGCAGGGAACCGAGCGCGCCTTTACCGGCCAGTACTGGAATAGTGATACCAGGGGAACTTATTACTGTGCCGTATGTGGCAATAAACTGTTCAGGTCGGACGCCAAGTTTGCAAGCAGTTGTGGATGGCCAAGCTTTTTTGAACCCGTCAGAAAGGGGAGTGTTATTTATAAAGAAGACGATTCATATGGGATGCACCGGATAGAGGTAGAGTGTGCCAGATGTAATTCTCACCTGGGGCATATCTTTAATGATGGGCCTCCACCGACAGGTAAGCGGTATTGTATGAATTCGGTTTCGTTAGACTTTGATCCGGATGTAAATTGA
- a CDS encoding GDSL-type esterase/lipase family protein: MKQKSRIIQEAYRRSFLTVFMLFCILLAMGQTTNEHAYSKDVAIIQQYDNIYKPPSNPILFVGSSSIRKWGTLQRDFGRYVVLNRGVGGFVLNDMIYFADQLIFKYKPRQIIMYVGENDLPQKTATADTVFQRFVKMYTLIRSRLPSIPFGYIAMKPSPSRAQFNDKCMAANKLIKDYLAGQPNTKFIDIYAPMTNSGQARPELFVKDMLHMNPKGYAIWEKMVRPYLLRP; encoded by the coding sequence ATGAAACAAAAATCCAGGATTATACAAGAAGCTTACCGACGATCATTTTTAACCGTCTTTATGCTGTTTTGCATATTACTGGCAATGGGACAAACAACCAACGAGCATGCATACAGTAAAGATGTAGCCATCATCCAGCAATATGATAATATATACAAGCCACCTTCTAACCCGATACTGTTTGTAGGCAGCTCTTCGATACGTAAATGGGGTACCTTACAGCGAGACTTTGGTCGTTATGTCGTATTGAACCGGGGAGTCGGCGGTTTCGTTCTTAATGATATGATCTATTTTGCGGATCAGCTCATTTTTAAATATAAACCGAGGCAGATTATTATGTATGTCGGCGAGAACGACCTGCCTCAGAAAACGGCTACCGCAGATACAGTTTTTCAACGGTTCGTAAAGATGTATACACTGATCCGCTCCCGGCTGCCAAGTATCCCATTTGGATATATCGCGATGAAACCGAGCCCCAGCCGTGCACAGTTCAATGATAAATGTATGGCAGCCAATAAACTGATCAAAGACTACCTGGCAGGACAGCCCAATACAAAATTCATTGATATATATGCCCCGATGACAAATAGCGGTCAGGCCAGGCCTGAACTTTTCGTTAAAGATATGCTTCACATGAACCCAAAAGGGTACGCCATCTGGGAGAAAATGGTCCGGCCATATTTGTTGAGGCCGTAA
- the dctA gene encoding C4-dicarboxylate transporter DctA has protein sequence MKYLKVLYVQVLIGIVLGIIMGWLVPGFSPAAKIIADMYINLIRMVIAPVIFVCLVLGMSGAGEMKKVGRIGGKAILYFEIITTFTLIIGLIVTHFIQPGTGIPTEHIPSVNTGAPALNAPEAQMDWGHFISNLVPSNIVESFAKGNILQILLFGILFSVGLSRMGPGGASVIRFFEKLNKLLFNILHLVIKVSPIGAFGGMAYTIGKFGFASLFVLGKLLFTFYLTGILFIFIVLNAIAYFYKFSLWKLLVYIKEEILIVLGTSSSEVVLPNIMEKLEKAGCDRGVVGLVIPAGYSFNLDGTSIYLSMSIIFLAQVFQVPLTLGHELGIIAVLLISSKGAAGVTGSGFLVLTSTLTALKIIPLEGLALLIGVDRFMSEGRAIVNVIGNSVATVVIAKSEKAVDIPTFKRIVEKSSHTVSEEITVDTAERKTYHNPDHQ, from the coding sequence ATGAAGTATCTTAAGGTTTTATATGTGCAGGTTTTAATAGGCATTGTGTTAGGTATTATAATGGGATGGTTGGTTCCGGGTTTTTCCCCCGCTGCGAAGATCATTGCTGACATGTATATTAATCTGATTCGCATGGTGATTGCACCAGTTATCTTTGTATGCCTGGTTCTAGGCATGTCAGGTGCAGGAGAGATGAAAAAAGTAGGCAGGATCGGAGGTAAGGCCATCCTTTATTTTGAGATCATCACTACCTTCACACTTATCATAGGGCTGATCGTAACTCATTTTATACAGCCCGGAACTGGTATTCCGACAGAACATATTCCTTCTGTCAATACTGGCGCACCAGCCTTAAACGCTCCTGAAGCACAAATGGATTGGGGGCACTTTATCTCGAATCTGGTACCTTCTAATATCGTTGAGTCTTTCGCTAAGGGAAATATTTTGCAGATCCTGCTATTTGGAATTCTATTTAGTGTTGGCCTTTCCAGGATGGGTCCGGGGGGTGCCTCTGTTATTCGCTTCTTTGAAAAATTGAATAAACTTTTATTCAATATCCTGCACCTGGTGATTAAGGTCAGTCCCATTGGTGCCTTCGGCGGCATGGCATACACCATCGGAAAATTTGGTTTCGCCAGCTTATTTGTACTGGGCAAGCTGCTCTTTACCTTTTATCTCACAGGCATACTTTTCATTTTTATTGTGCTCAATGCGATTGCCTATTTTTACAAATTCAGTTTATGGAAGCTCCTGGTCTATATTAAGGAAGAGATACTGATTGTACTTGGCACCAGCAGCAGTGAAGTTGTGCTGCCCAATATCATGGAAAAGCTTGAAAAGGCAGGCTGCGACAGGGGCGTTGTAGGGCTGGTCATTCCGGCAGGCTATAGTTTTAATCTGGATGGGACCAGCATATACCTTAGTATGTCTATTATTTTCCTGGCGCAGGTATTCCAAGTACCCCTTACTTTAGGGCATGAACTGGGAATTATTGCCGTATTGCTTATCAGCAGCAAAGGCGCGGCAGGCGTCACTGGCTCGGGCTTTCTGGTGTTAACATCTACCTTAACAGCGTTAAAAATAATTCCTTTGGAAGGCCTCGCATTGCTTATCGGCGTAGACCGGTTTATGAGCGAGGGGCGTGCTATCGTCAACGTGATCGGTAACAGTGTAGCCACTGTCGTTATCGCCAAAAGCGAGAAAGCTGTCGATATCCCGACCTTCAAGCGTATCGTAGAAAAATCGAGCCATACCGTTAGTGAAGAGATAACTGTTGACACTGCAGAAAGAAAAACATACCATAACCCGGATCATCAATAA
- the ytxJ gene encoding bacillithiol system redox-active protein YtxJ translates to MIDWKALDSEQKVAEVILLSDSKPQIILKHSISCPTSAMVKSRLDRSPVVENADYYLLDLWNHRAVSDLIAQKFGIRHESPQILIIHGGQCIYHESHYGIVVEKIATSIAAI, encoded by the coding sequence ATGATAGATTGGAAGGCATTAGATAGTGAGCAGAAAGTCGCAGAAGTGATTCTGCTTTCGGATAGCAAGCCACAAATTATATTGAAGCACAGCATTTCATGTCCCACAAGTGCCATGGTCAAAAGCCGGTTGGACCGTTCCCCGGTTGTTGAAAATGCAGATTATTATCTTCTGGACCTTTGGAATCATAGGGCCGTATCTGATCTCATAGCCCAAAAGTTTGGCATCCGGCATGAATCTCCACAGATTTTAATTATCCACGGTGGTCAATGTATCTATCATGAAAGTCATTATGGAATCGTGGTAGAAAAGATCGCGACGAGCATAGCGGCTATTTAA
- the dnaG gene encoding DNA primase codes for MIAPETIREVTDRIDIVDVVGEFVKLRRRGSNYLGLCPFHGEKTPSFNVSQSKGIFKCFGCGKSGNAITFVMEHEKYSYVEAIKWLARRYGIAVEETAMSEEAREHMQAAESLYIINGFAQKFFHEQLLGTEEGEQIALSYLKERGFNRPIIEKFGLGYNPDSPDIFAQAAVKNQYSRDVLMKTGLVRSYQDRLQDNYRGRIIFPIHNNSGKVIGFGARIIGKKDKAPKYINTPENEIYIKSRILYGSYFARHTIDKENECLLVEGYTDVLGLAQAGIENVVASGGTSLTIEQLRLIKKYTQNLTIIYDGDKAGVKAALRGLDMALEEGLNVRLVLIPDGEDPDSYVRQLGADQFKEFIQKNKKDFILFQLEILMKDAGTDITKKNDAVNRIAESLSKISKAEDFTKQQEYIRQCSDVLKIDEHGLTNLVNKYRRDNLSKLEKKHHQGKSATEIDSAAPPDIETPAAEQEIATLDTGNIQERNLLRVLLEFGLKPWKDNWTIADYIFDEIQGFPFEHQDNEKLLEYYRRSYNEGSNPNTASFQYIEDKEMQELVVAITLTPYEISRRWDEKIPGKKSDSIVDRDVSKQDAQNSVIYFKLRKIKQMLEITQKEIMEADDFEDQIKQLHIQKHLKQEEKNLTDQLGTVIFK; via the coding sequence ATGATCGCCCCGGAAACGATACGTGAAGTCACCGACCGCATTGATATTGTCGATGTAGTGGGCGAGTTTGTGAAACTTAGACGGCGGGGCTCAAATTATCTGGGGTTATGCCCTTTCCATGGAGAGAAGACGCCTTCATTTAATGTTTCCCAGAGTAAAGGAATTTTTAAATGCTTTGGCTGTGGCAAAAGCGGCAATGCCATCACTTTTGTCATGGAGCATGAAAAATATAGCTATGTAGAAGCCATCAAATGGCTGGCACGCCGTTATGGTATTGCCGTGGAAGAAACTGCCATGAGCGAGGAAGCCAGAGAGCATATGCAAGCCGCAGAAAGCCTGTATATCATCAACGGATTTGCGCAGAAATTCTTCCATGAGCAGCTCCTTGGAACAGAAGAGGGTGAACAGATTGCCCTGAGCTATCTGAAAGAAAGGGGCTTTAACCGGCCGATCATTGAGAAATTTGGTTTAGGATATAATCCCGACAGCCCCGATATTTTTGCCCAGGCTGCTGTCAAGAATCAATATAGCCGGGATGTGCTCATGAAAACCGGGCTGGTGCGGAGCTACCAGGACCGGCTTCAGGATAATTATAGAGGCAGGATCATCTTCCCCATCCATAATAATTCCGGGAAAGTCATAGGCTTTGGAGCGCGTATAATCGGTAAGAAGGATAAGGCTCCTAAATACATTAATACCCCGGAAAATGAGATCTACATTAAAAGCAGGATCTTATATGGAAGTTATTTTGCCCGCCATACCATTGATAAGGAAAATGAATGTCTCCTCGTGGAAGGCTACACGGATGTGCTGGGATTGGCGCAGGCAGGTATTGAAAACGTTGTTGCCAGCGGAGGGACCTCGCTGACGATTGAACAGCTCCGGCTGATTAAAAAGTATACCCAGAACCTGACCATCATCTATGATGGCGATAAAGCCGGGGTCAAAGCCGCACTCAGAGGGCTGGACATGGCCCTGGAAGAAGGGTTGAATGTACGGCTGGTACTCATCCCTGATGGAGAAGACCCGGATAGCTATGTCCGCCAACTGGGCGCTGATCAGTTTAAAGAATTCATACAGAAGAATAAGAAAGACTTTATCCTTTTTCAGCTGGAGATCCTGATGAAGGATGCAGGCACAGATATCACCAAAAAAAATGACGCAGTTAACAGGATTGCTGAATCACTCAGCAAGATCAGCAAGGCGGAAGACTTTACGAAACAGCAAGAATACATCCGTCAATGTTCCGATGTCCTGAAAATTGATGAACATGGCCTGACCAATCTGGTCAATAAATACAGAAGAGATAACCTGTCCAAACTGGAGAAAAAACACCATCAGGGTAAATCAGCCACAGAAATTGATAGCGCTGCTCCTCCTGATATTGAAACTCCGGCTGCCGAACAGGAAATAGCTACGCTGGATACCGGTAATATACAAGAACGTAACTTATTGCGTGTGCTGCTGGAATTCGGATTAAAACCCTGGAAAGATAACTGGACGATTGCAGATTACATTTTTGATGAAATCCAGGGGTTTCCTTTTGAACATCAGGACAACGAAAAACTGCTGGAATATTACCGTAGATCTTATAATGAAGGCAGTAATCCAAATACGGCATCTTTCCAATACATAGAAGATAAAGAAATGCAGGAGCTGGTCGTAGCCATTACGCTCACACCCTATGAAATCAGCCGTCGGTGGGATGAAAAGATTCCCGGCAAAAAATCGGACAGTATCGTAGATAGAGATGTGTCTAAACAGGACGCCCAAAACAGCGTCATCTATTTTAAACTGCGTAAGATCAAACAGATGCTGGAAATCACGCAAAAAGAGATTATGGAAGCCGACGACTTTGAGGACCAGATCAAACAACTCCATATCCAGAAACACCTGAAGCAGGAAGAGAAAAATCTCACCGACCAGCTCGGCACTGTGATCTTTAAATAG
- a CDS encoding DUF423 domain-containing protein, which produces MDKAKINSCFIKIAALLGVLAVILGAFGAHGLKTKVSSQALTVFEVGVRYQMYHVFALLLTGILFIAGDQKRLVWAGRLFIAGIILFSGSLYALTFVMDAGNPALLKLGIITPLGGVCFIAGWLFLALAFWKKQAI; this is translated from the coding sequence ATGGATAAAGCTAAGATCAATTCCTGTTTTATTAAAATAGCCGCGCTCTTAGGAGTATTGGCCGTTATTCTGGGCGCTTTTGGCGCACACGGCTTAAAGACAAAAGTCAGCTCCCAGGCACTGACAGTGTTTGAAGTTGGGGTTCGATATCAAATGTATCATGTTTTTGCCCTGCTACTTACCGGTATATTATTTATAGCGGGTGATCAGAAGCGACTGGTATGGGCGGGTAGATTATTTATTGCAGGCATTATTTTATTCAGCGGCTCTTTATATGCGCTTACATTTGTAATGGATGCAGGTAACCCTGCTTTATTAAAATTAGGTATAATTACGCCTTTAGGCGGTGTATGCTTTATAGCCGGATGGCTTTTCCTGGCATTGGCCTTTTGGAAAAAACAAGCTATATAA
- a CDS encoding shikimate kinase: MARIFLVGMMGVGKSHWAGKLARKLGIPHYDLDDIIEQEQGMPIAEIFASKGEAGFRQIESATLRRLGGAPDFVMATGGGAPCQMNNMAYMNSRGVTIWLDESLEIIIGRLKQGRAERPLVAKLADSELRDYIAGKLQERAVFYRQARYRIEGKEISNATLEQIINNHG, encoded by the coding sequence ATGGCAAGAATCTTTTTAGTGGGCATGATGGGTGTGGGTAAATCTCACTGGGCTGGCAAACTCGCCCGCAAACTTGGTATCCCTCACTACGATCTGGATGATATAATTGAACAAGAGCAAGGAATGCCGATCGCAGAGATTTTTGCCAGCAAAGGTGAAGCGGGATTTAGACAAATAGAATCAGCAACGCTGAGGCGACTGGGGGGAGCGCCTGATTTTGTAATGGCTACCGGCGGTGGCGCCCCCTGCCAAATGAACAATATGGCTTATATGAACAGCAGAGGGGTGACTATATGGCTGGATGAGTCTTTAGAAATCATCATTGGCCGTCTGAAACAAGGCAGGGCTGAGCGCCCGCTGGTCGCAAAGCTGGCTGATTCCGAACTCCGGGACTATATCGCCGGCAAGCTACAGGAAAGAGCGGTGTTTTACAGGCAGGCAAGGTACCGAATCGAAGGTAAGGAGATTTCTAACGCGACACTGGAACAAATAATTAACAATCATGGATAA
- the alaS gene encoding alanine--tRNA ligase, producing the protein MTSAAIRQQFLEFFKEKQHTIVPSAPIVIKNDPTLLFTNAGMNQFKDYFLGNKVPTHRRVADTQKCLRVSGKHNDLEEVGVDTYHHTMFEMLGNWSFGDYFKKEAIAWSWELLTKIFKINPEQIYVTVFEGDASEGLPFDQEAYDEWRKWVVEDHILKGNKKDNFWEMGDTGPCGPCSEIHMDCRSEGERRQTSGAALVNADHPQVIEIWNNVFMQFNRGKDGRLSPLPEKHVDTGMGFERLVRVLQNKTSNYDTDVFTGTLKVISELTGKDYGASDNRKDIAFRVLADHIRAIAFSIADGQLPSNTGAGYVIRRILRRAVRYYYSYLDYKTPLLYKLLPVIAGQFEGVFPELHQQQDFVTKVIKEEEEAFLRTLEKGLKKIEELIAAAKAKSEQTLDGTQAFELYDTFGFPIDLTRLIASENGLSVDEKGFTHEMQQQKSRSRAATALDTEDWITVYPTQKTSFAGYEDLLVPTKVVKYRKVKSKNKEQYQLVLEQTPFYAESGGQVGDTGVLIFGEEQIAVTDTKKENGEFIHFVQKLPAVIEGEVVAKVDAERRLHTAYNHTATHLLHAALKQVLGTHVNQKGSLVSPDILRFDVSHFAKITDEELQQVESIVNAKIRENIEVNIQELPKEEALKMGAMALFGEKYGDLVRVVTVDPEFSIELCGGTHVPRTGMIGLMTITAESAVAAGVRRIEALTGGAAIRYFADKVRQNKAVADLLKTNAPLKAIEKLLEEKSQLESKLASLEAKEVSSLAAKLKNSVTIVNGIHFIGAEVEVSNADNLKKLAFALKAELSDYVIVLVAAIQGKASVVIIADPALNGNKSLDLNAGQLIKKTVAPIIKGGGGGSKDLATAGGQDASNLDQVIGAVRKAIG; encoded by the coding sequence ATGACTTCTGCAGCGATAAGGCAACAATTTCTGGAATTTTTTAAAGAAAAGCAGCATACCATCGTTCCTTCAGCCCCTATTGTCATCAAAAATGACCCGACCTTGCTGTTTACCAATGCTGGGATGAATCAGTTCAAGGATTATTTTCTGGGCAATAAAGTGCCGACGCACAGAAGGGTGGCTGATACTCAGAAATGCCTGCGTGTCAGCGGTAAACATAATGACCTGGAAGAAGTGGGCGTAGACACATACCATCATACGATGTTTGAGATGCTCGGGAATTGGAGCTTTGGAGACTATTTTAAGAAAGAAGCTATTGCCTGGAGTTGGGAATTGTTGACAAAAATATTTAAGATCAATCCTGAACAAATATATGTAACTGTATTTGAAGGAGATGCTTCCGAAGGATTGCCTTTTGATCAGGAAGCTTATGATGAGTGGCGTAAATGGGTAGTGGAAGACCATATTCTCAAAGGAAATAAGAAGGATAATTTTTGGGAAATGGGTGATACAGGCCCCTGCGGTCCCTGTTCTGAAATTCATATGGATTGCCGCAGCGAGGGCGAACGCCGGCAGACGTCCGGAGCAGCACTGGTAAACGCAGACCATCCACAGGTCATTGAGATCTGGAACAACGTATTTATGCAATTTAACCGGGGTAAAGATGGTCGTCTGTCACCATTACCTGAAAAACATGTAGATACCGGGATGGGTTTTGAAAGATTGGTCCGGGTGTTGCAGAACAAGACTTCAAACTATGATACAGATGTCTTTACGGGTACGCTGAAGGTTATTAGTGAGCTGACGGGTAAAGATTATGGGGCTTCTGATAACCGTAAAGATATTGCTTTCAGGGTGTTGGCCGATCATATCAGGGCCATTGCTTTTAGTATTGCTGACGGCCAGTTGCCTTCTAATACAGGGGCGGGTTATGTGATTCGTCGCATACTGAGAAGAGCTGTCCGCTATTATTATTCTTATCTGGATTATAAAACGCCGCTGCTATATAAGCTGCTTCCTGTAATTGCCGGGCAGTTCGAAGGGGTTTTTCCTGAACTGCATCAGCAACAGGATTTTGTGACCAAAGTGATAAAGGAGGAAGAAGAAGCTTTTCTTAGAACGCTGGAGAAAGGGCTGAAAAAAATTGAAGAATTAATTGCGGCTGCAAAGGCCAAAAGTGAACAGACGTTGGACGGTACCCAGGCTTTTGAATTGTATGATACTTTTGGGTTTCCGATCGACCTGACCCGGCTGATTGCCTCAGAAAACGGACTCAGCGTAGATGAAAAGGGCTTTACCCATGAGATGCAGCAGCAGAAAAGCCGCTCCCGGGCTGCGACAGCGCTGGATACAGAAGACTGGATCACGGTATATCCAACTCAAAAAACGTCATTTGCTGGATATGAGGATCTTTTGGTGCCCACCAAGGTAGTCAAATACAGAAAGGTAAAAAGCAAAAACAAAGAACAGTATCAGCTGGTGCTGGAACAGACTCCTTTTTATGCAGAAAGCGGCGGCCAGGTAGGGGATACCGGTGTGCTTATTTTTGGAGAGGAGCAGATTGCGGTAACGGATACAAAAAAAGAAAACGGGGAATTTATCCACTTTGTACAGAAACTGCCGGCAGTCATAGAGGGTGAAGTTGTCGCCAAGGTAGATGCTGAACGACGCCTGCATACGGCCTACAATCATACGGCAACCCATTTATTGCATGCTGCACTTAAACAGGTATTAGGCACACATGTAAATCAAAAAGGCTCTCTGGTAAGTCCCGATATACTCCGTTTTGATGTTTCCCATTTTGCGAAGATCACTGATGAAGAACTGCAGCAGGTGGAGTCAATCGTTAATGCAAAGATCAGGGAGAATATTGAAGTCAATATCCAGGAATTACCTAAGGAGGAGGCCCTGAAAATGGGCGCCATGGCCCTTTTTGGTGAAAAGTATGGGGATCTTGTACGGGTCGTAACTGTTGACCCTGAATTTTCGATTGAGCTTTGCGGAGGTACACATGTGCCTCGCACAGGTATGATTGGTCTTATGACCATTACAGCCGAATCCGCGGTAGCTGCCGGGGTACGGCGTATTGAAGCGCTGACAGGGGGCGCGGCGATCCGGTATTTTGCAGATAAAGTACGCCAGAATAAAGCTGTTGCCGATCTGCTGAAGACAAATGCGCCACTTAAAGCCATTGAGAAACTTCTGGAAGAAAAAAGCCAACTGGAAAGCAAACTAGCTTCCCTGGAAGCCAAAGAGGTTTCCTCTCTGGCCGCCAAACTGAAAAACAGTGTAACAATTGTAAATGGCATTCATTTTATCGGGGCCGAAGTAGAGGTTAGTAATGCAGATAATCTTAAAAAACTGGCATTTGCACTCAAAGCCGAATTAAGTGATTATGTTATTGTTCTGGTCGCTGCTATTCAAGGTAAAGCCAGCGTGGTCATTATTGCAGACCCGGCTTTGAACGGGAATAAGAGCCTGGATCTGAATGCCGGTCAGTTAATTAAAAAAACTGTCGCACCGATCATCAAGGGTGGTGGAGGTGGCAGCAAGGATCTTGCAACAGCCGGAGGCCAGGACGCCAGTAACCTCGATCAGGTTATAGGAGCCGTAAGGAAAGCAATAGGCTAA